A window of Desulfofundulus luciae contains these coding sequences:
- a CDS encoding CBS domain-containing protein: MPALVQSAGDVLARSFKREKTVEELMVSLETCRTIPADDSLKDAICLLKRVALQSRAGAIPPLVVLEGKVPVGLLKVDHLLALAHLPLPQRESYAGWSISFPQEEPPSYIGLFTSRGQEMARRKVREAMRPFPVSLKPWDSLSRAVYLISKSGFEILPVEEKNRVVGLLRDKELFLELSRIVTGG; this comes from the coding sequence ATGCCTGCGTTGGTACAATCCGCCGGCGATGTCCTGGCCAGGTCATTTAAACGGGAAAAAACCGTGGAGGAATTAATGGTTTCACTGGAAACCTGCCGGACTATTCCTGCGGATGATAGCCTAAAGGATGCCATTTGCCTGCTGAAAAGAGTTGCCCTTCAGTCACGGGCAGGAGCCATTCCACCCCTGGTGGTGTTGGAAGGAAAAGTCCCCGTTGGATTATTAAAAGTTGACCACCTGCTGGCCCTGGCCCACTTGCCACTGCCCCAAAGGGAATCTTATGCCGGATGGTCAATTTCCTTCCCCCAGGAAGAGCCCCCTTCCTATATCGGCCTGTTTACCTCACGCGGTCAAGAAATGGCCAGAAGAAAAGTGCGGGAGGCCATGCGTCCCTTTCCCGTATCGCTAAAACCCTGGGATTCTTTGAGCCGGGCGGTCTACCTTATATCCAAAAGCGGTTTTGAAATCCTGCCGGTGGAGGAAAAGAACCGGGTGGTAGGTCTCCTGCGCGACAAGGAGCTTTTTCTCGAACTGAGCAGGATCGTCACCGGCGGGTAA